Part of the Helicobacter bilis genome is shown below.
TAGCAATATAAGGCTATTGTGTAACTTCTAATGCTTTTCTACGCTTTGATATTATTAAAAAGTTAGTTGTTGTATTAAATTTGAGTGAAACATTGGTTGGGAATACAATATTCACCAAAACTTTACAAGGCTATTTTCGACTCACTATATCTTGTAACTTTTCTATAATTTCATTGATGGCTACAATCTCATCAGTTTCATTCATATTTTGCGTTGTTTTATACAAAATCACAAAATATTTAGAATCCATATTATCACCAGACCAAAGATAGCTATCTCTCTTGCTGCATAGCCATATTAAAGGTGTATTAAGATTATTTGCAAGATGACTAATTGCTGTGCTAGGGCTAATAAGGGCTATGCTTTGCTCCAGTAAAGCCACAAGGTTTATTAAATCATCATCATTATAAAATATAGATACATTATGTAAAGATTGAAGTTTTAATAATTCTGTATTGCCCGCTTCATTGCCTTTATATGTTGGTATAACAAAATGCAGGTTTGGATATAGCCCTGATAGTTTATATAGAAGTTTTTCATATCCGCACAAGGTGAGATTGCAAAATGTGCTACGCACAAATGGATTAACTACCACGATTTTTTGTTGTATGTGTCTAGATTCTATAAATTCTTTAACCTTTGCCTTATTTTTGTCGCTACTTTTGAATCTAATATAAGAGTAGTCTATCGTAGCTATATTTTTATCATAATGCTTGGGGTTAATTTTTCTAACAAGTTGCAACATGCGTTGATATTGTGGAGTGTGGTTTAAATGCTTTGGAATAAACACGCTCTCAAAGCGGAAATGCAGGGCATTCGCAAAAGTCATAAAAGTAATTATGCGTTTGCATGTCGTCTGTGCTAGAAGTTTGCATTTAGCTCTATTTGGCTGTGTGAGAACGAATATATCAAAATTATTCGCATTGATATCTTTAATGAGACTTTCGTTATCCATAGATTCTATATTGATTATGGAATCTATAAATTCAAATTGTGCGTATAAAGTTACCCCCCCCCCCCCGCAAGAATTAGTATAAACGATGATTTTAGAATCTCTATATAAATGTCGCAGGGCATATATAGCATGTAGCACTACTATGTTATCACCGATTAATCCTGCTCGGTAGAATCCTATATTCATCAATTATTTTCTTTAAGCCTATAAATACCCAAGCATACGCTTAAAGAAACTCTTAAAGCCCTTAGATTCTAAAAGCATATTATGCTCCATGTCTGTAATCTCATGCGCTAAAAGTGCTGCAATATCACCTATGCCTACCGATACGCTATTAAATGGCTCTACTTTTGTAATTAACGCACGATTTCTTGTAGCCTTGTTCACCGCAGCGTTTAGCTCAAGCCCACCTAGAAACTTTAGCGTGAGATGTGGTATATGCTTTTTTGTAATGCTCTCCATGCGATCAAACACCGCAAGGGCTTCCTTTTGACTTTTACACATGTTTATCACCATAAAGATCTGCTTCTTTGTATGTGCGTTTAGCTTGATAGTCGCATACGCATCTGTAATGGCTGAAGGATCTGGCATGGTAACCACGATAATATGCTCGCATGCTTGCAGTGTAGATTGATTGAGCGGACCGATACCCGCCCCCGTGTCAATTAGCAAAAAGTCAAGCGTATCAAGGATATTACTCTCATGTATGAAATTCTCCACAATGTTGAGATTATTCCCCGCATATTTTAGAATCTCTTCGCCGCTATCGCCGGGTATGAGATAGAGATTTGGCTCTATTTCATACACGACCTCATCGATACTTACCTCGCCCTTCATCGCGTGAAGAATGTTTTTATCAGTTTTAATGCCAAAGATAAGATCAAGATTTGCTAGTCCAATATCTGCGTCAAACACGCCGACTTTAAAGCCTAGCTTATTGAGTTTATAGGCAAGGTTTGCGCTAAGAGTGGATTTGCCTACGCCACCCTTACCTGAAGTAATAGCGACATATTTTGTATTCGCTTTGTTTCTCATCATGGTTTCTAGCTGTTTTGCCTGATTTTCAATCATTCGACTTCCTTGCCTTGCCTAAAAAGGGTGTATTCATCAAATTAAATTTCCTATTGTTCTTCATTATTGCAAGATTCTACCGAAAGCAAGATTCTAGCAAAAAATTAATAAATTTATCACCAGAAACAAACGCTATCGTCATAGAAATCCACGCTACGCCATAAAAGAAACTCCAAAATCACAATTGTTAAAGATTTTCATAATAACACATGCAAGAAGTATTCCATAGGTAGTTTTAAAACTTAAAATCTCATCTTAACAAATCGCCATATTCATGTGATTAGATTTTATTAGCTTCTGCTATAATGTAGTTTTAGATTATTTAAAGGTGTGATATGAGAAAAAATATTATGGTTATAATGTGTGCTTATCTGTTATGTTTTATGTGTGGTCATTTGGCAGTGGCACAAGAGATATATGCCCCAAAGACAAAAGAATATCTTATTCGTTTATTGAAAGACCCAAGCATTCCTTTAAGTGCGATTGATACAAGTAATATTACAGATATGAGCAGACTTTTTGAGAATACGACTCGCAAGGATTTTAGCGGTATAGAATCTTGGAATGTGTCTAATGTGGTGGATATGAGCTATATGTTCTCTCATGCGAAGTTTTTTAATCACAATATTAATGACTGGAATGTCAGTAGTGTAGTCAGTATGAGTGGCATGTTTTATGAAGCAAGTAGTTTTAATCAGCCACTAGATAAGTGGAATGTGTCTAAAGTGCGTTTTATGTTTGGCGTGTTTTTCAATGCAAAGGCATTTAATCAGCCGCTAAACTCATGGAATGTCAGCAATGTAGAGGGTATGGGAAGTATGTTTGCTGGGGCAAGTAGTTTTAATCAACCGCTAGATAGATGGGACACGCAAAAGGTGCTAACCATGCGTGATATGTTTCATAATGCAAAGTCCTTTAATCAAGATATAAGCATGTGGAATATCAGCAAGGTAAAAAATAAAACAAAAATGTTATATCGCTCTGGTATGCAGCAAATCCCTGTGTGGTATAAAGAAGAGTTTCAAAAAGAGCAAGAAATAGATTCTATGAAAAAAGAAGAATATAGATAGTTTTTAGGAATCTTTTATGCAATTGCTTTGCTTAAGTAATAATGTTAAGCAAGGAAAGATTCTATTATATGCTAAGATAGTTTATTGATATTTCAGTAATGAGAATCTTAAATGTCTATTATGCTATCTTACCAACATGTCTTTATCAATCTTGCATTTCTTTGTAATTGCAATATAGTTTGTAGTGATAAACTGCTCATCGGTTTCCCTGTAACTATCAATGTGATATAAAGTCGCATTAGGCAAGATTCTATAAATTGCCATATCATTTTTACTAAAGAAATACCAAAAATCCTGAAAAAATGTGCGTGTGTCAATATTGCAACCACCAAACTCAAAAGTAACCATATCAATAGCTTTGTTTGCAAACATAACTTTCGCACCATCTAATACATCAAGCTCGTGTCCCTCCACATCAAGCTTCAATAAATCTATGTGCGAGATGCTTTGTGCTTTGCAATATGTATCAAGTGTGCTAAGTTGAATTTGCTCTGTTTTGTTAAAGTCAATATTAAAATGATCGAGTCGTCTTTTTGTAAGACTTGCAAGTCCTGAACCATCGGCATTTGAATATAGGGTTGCTTTGGTTTCAGCATTTGATAAACCAAAATTATTAAGAATTACTTTTTCGTTATTGCTAT
Proteins encoded:
- a CDS encoding FkbM family methyltransferase, with amino-acid sequence MIAHLNALGIGSGGEVFDSGEEIAFNILLKNSYFSNKISFCIFDVGANVGKYTTLCLRHMGGGGQTSQNKNTLDFKIHCFEPSRYTFEKLLQTHSNNEKVILNNFGLSNAETKATLYSNADGSGLASLTKRRLDHFNIDFNKTEQIQLSTLDTYCKAQSISHIDLLKLDVEGHELDVLDGAKVMFANKAIDMVTFEFGGCNIDTRTFFQDFWYFFSKNDMAIYRILPNATLYHIDSYRETDEQFITTNYIAITKKCKIDKDMLVR
- a CDS encoding BspA family leucine-rich repeat surface protein, whose protein sequence is MRKNIMVIMCAYLLCFMCGHLAVAQEIYAPKTKEYLIRLLKDPSIPLSAIDTSNITDMSRLFENTTRKDFSGIESWNVSNVVDMSYMFSHAKFFNHNINDWNVSSVVSMSGMFYEASSFNQPLDKWNVSKVRFMFGVFFNAKAFNQPLNSWNVSNVEGMGSMFAGASSFNQPLDRWDTQKVLTMRDMFHNAKSFNQDISMWNISKVKNKTKMLYRSGMQQIPVWYKEEFQKEQEIDSMKKEEYR
- a CDS encoding glycosyltransferase family 9 protein, translated to MNIGFYRAGLIGDNIVVLHAIYALRHLYRDSKIIVYTNSCGGGGVTLYAQFEFIDSIINIESMDNESLIKDINANNFDIFVLTQPNRAKCKLLAQTTCKRIITFMTFANALHFRFESVFIPKHLNHTPQYQRMLQLVRKINPKHYDKNIATIDYSYIRFKSSDKNKAKVKEFIESRHIQQKIVVVNPFVRSTFCNLTLCGYEKLLYKLSGLYPNLHFVIPTYKGNEAGNTELLKLQSLHNVSIFYNDDDLINLVALLEQSIALISPSTAISHLANNLNTPLIWLCSKRDSYLWSGDNMDSKYFVILYKTTQNMNETDEIVAINEIIEKLQDIVSRK
- a CDS encoding P-loop NTPase, translating into MIENQAKQLETMMRNKANTKYVAITSGKGGVGKSTLSANLAYKLNKLGFKVGVFDADIGLANLDLIFGIKTDKNILHAMKGEVSIDEVVYEIEPNLYLIPGDSGEEILKYAGNNLNIVENFIHESNILDTLDFLLIDTGAGIGPLNQSTLQACEHIIVVTMPDPSAITDAYATIKLNAHTKKQIFMVINMCKSQKEALAVFDRMESITKKHIPHLTLKFLGGLELNAAVNKATRNRALITKVEPFNSVSVGIGDIAALLAHEITDMEHNMLLESKGFKSFFKRMLGYL